CGAGTACTTTCGGCTCGAAGATGCCGTAGTCCTTCGGCAAGACGCCTTTGAGCGCTACGAAATCCCTTTCGATAGAGGTCATGGCGTTTGTCACAAGTGTAGGAAGGCCGGATGGGTCAACCGTGGCCTTCTCCATAATCAAGTCGTACCGGGCTTCCTCCGGCAAGTAGAGCGCCCGGCGGGCGATGTAGTCCGCCGGTAGGACTCGGCGCCTCGGCATCTTGCCGCTTGCCTGATCGGATTCAATCTTCTGCTGAGCTGCCTCGTAACGATTGGCCGCATGTAGCAGAAAAATCACGCCCAGCACTGGCATGAAATAGTCGCTTGATGTGAGCTTGGAATTGGCCCGGAGGTTGTCTGCGGCGTTCCAGAGGTCGGCTTCCAGTTTCTCGATGTCTTTGAAACTACCGTCCGTCATCCGGTCATGTCTGCTTGTCTGTTATGCAGATAGGTTCTATTCGATTTCGGCGCAGT
This genomic window from Nitrospira sp. contains:
- a CDS encoding type I restriction-modification system subunit M N-terminal domain-containing protein codes for the protein MTDGSFKDIEKLEADLWNAADNLRANSKLTSSDYFMPVLGVIFLLHAANRYEAAQQKIESDQASGKMPRRRVLPADYIARRALYLPEEARYDLIMEKATVDPSGLPTLVTNAMTSIERDFVALKGVLPKDYGIFEPKVLEDVMRLFNNEQIRQASGDVFGRIYEYFLAARDLLLPRLMSGQIAV